From Actinomycetota bacterium, the proteins below share one genomic window:
- a CDS encoding NCS2 family permease has protein sequence MLDYFRLEERRTDVRTEVVAGVTTFMTMAYILFVNPAILGLEGAGLEFGAVLSVTALVAGVMTIAMGIVSNYPFAIASGLGLNAVVAFQLVGAEGLTFPEAMGVVVTEGAIITVLVLTGFREAVLEAIPLELKKAIGAGIGLFIAIIGFANSGIVIPGPGGGGPVLMRGAFDSARIAVFVSGFLITAVLVARRIKGSLLIGIVLTTILAMVVNAAAGGALWQDVGAGVARLPQEVIDAPDFSLLGQFSFGYWAKLGALSAVLAVFTLMLADFFDTMGTAIALGNEGGFLTPRGRLPGMNRVLLVDSLAAAVGGAASASSATTYIESASGIEEGGRTGLTSVVIGVLFLGAIFFSPLAGIIPPEATAPALILVGFFMISVVRDLPWDDYATAIPAFLTMVVMPFNFSITDGIGWGFVSYTVIKVATGRVGEVHWMMAASSVAFLLYFGIDPIRRLVLGG, from the coding sequence ATGTTGGACTACTTCCGGCTCGAAGAGCGGCGCACGGACGTGCGCACCGAGGTGGTGGCGGGCGTCACCACCTTCATGACGATGGCCTACATCTTGTTCGTCAACCCGGCGATCCTGGGGCTGGAAGGCGCCGGCCTGGAGTTCGGTGCGGTCCTGTCGGTCACGGCGCTGGTGGCGGGCGTCATGACGATCGCCATGGGCATCGTCAGCAACTACCCGTTCGCGATCGCCAGCGGCCTCGGCCTCAACGCCGTCGTGGCCTTCCAGCTGGTCGGGGCTGAGGGGCTGACCTTCCCCGAGGCCATGGGGGTGGTGGTCACCGAGGGGGCGATCATCACCGTGCTCGTCCTGACCGGTTTCCGCGAAGCGGTGCTCGAGGCGATCCCCCTGGAGCTGAAGAAGGCGATCGGGGCGGGCATCGGCCTGTTCATCGCCATCATCGGGTTCGCCAACTCCGGGATCGTGATCCCCGGCCCGGGCGGTGGCGGCCCGGTCCTGATGCGAGGAGCCTTCGATTCCGCACGCATCGCGGTGTTCGTGAGCGGCTTCCTGATCACCGCCGTCCTGGTCGCGCGCCGGATCAAGGGGTCGCTGCTGATCGGGATCGTGCTGACCACGATCCTCGCCATGGTCGTCAACGCCGCTGCCGGCGGGGCGCTGTGGCAGGACGTCGGCGCGGGAGTCGCCCGCTTGCCGCAGGAGGTGATCGACGCTCCGGACTTCTCGCTGCTGGGTCAGTTCTCGTTCGGCTACTGGGCCAAGCTCGGGGCGCTGTCGGCGGTCCTGGCGGTGTTCACCCTGATGCTGGCCGATTTCTTCGACACGATGGGGACCGCGATCGCGCTCGGCAACGAAGGCGGCTTCCTCACGCCACGCGGACGGCTGCCCGGCATGAACCGTGTCCTGTTGGTGGACTCGCTGGCAGCTGCCGTCGGCGGGGCGGCGTCCGCCTCGAGCGCCACCACGTACATCGAATCGGCGAGCGGGATCGAGGAGGGCGGCCGGACGGGGCTGACCAGCGTCGTGATCGGTGTGTTGTTCCTCGGGGCGATCTTCTTCAGTCCGCTGGCGGGGATCATCCCGCCCGAGGCGACCGCACCGGCCCTCATCCTGGTCGGGTTCTTCATGATCTCGGTGGTCCGCGACCTGCCGTGGGACGACTACGCCACGGCGATCCCCGCCTTCCTCACCATGGTGGTGATGCCGTTCAACTTCTCCATCACCGACGGGATCGGTTGGGGGTTCGTGTCGTACACGGTGATCAAGGTCGCGACCGGACGCGTCGGTGAGGTGCACTGGATGATGGCCGCCTCGAGCGTGGCGTTCCTGCTGTACTTCGGGATCGACCCGATCAGGCGCTTGGTGCTGGGCGGCTGA
- the cofD gene encoding 2-phospho-L-lactate transferase, translating into MVYAILAGGVGAARFLRGLVRVAEPRDITVIVNVGDDIQLHGLHVSPDLDTLTYTLAGVVDPEQGWGRANETFHVSQEVARYGEPTWFTLGDHDLGTHLVRTHWLRQGRPLSAVTAAIATAWNLDVRLLPATDDPVATRVRTADGRCVHFQEYWVRDHAADHVVEVSLAGAEKARPAPGVTDAIRDADAVVISPSNPVVSIGTILAVPGIRDALEATDAPVVGVSPVVGGAVVRGMADRLLPAVGADVSAHGVAAWYGQLLDGWVIDEADRDLAGAIEDLGVAVEVTDTLMDDVAVATALAQTTLELARSLR; encoded by the coding sequence GTGGTGTACGCGATCCTGGCCGGCGGCGTCGGCGCGGCGCGGTTCCTCCGCGGGCTGGTGCGCGTCGCCGAGCCGCGTGACATCACGGTGATCGTCAACGTCGGCGACGACATACAACTGCACGGCCTGCACGTCAGCCCCGACCTGGACACGCTCACCTACACCCTCGCCGGGGTGGTCGACCCCGAGCAGGGCTGGGGACGCGCCAACGAGACGTTCCACGTGTCCCAGGAGGTCGCCCGCTACGGGGAGCCGACCTGGTTCACGCTCGGTGACCACGACCTCGGCACGCACCTGGTCCGCACGCACTGGTTGCGGCAAGGACGCCCGTTGTCGGCGGTGACGGCCGCGATCGCGACCGCGTGGAACCTCGACGTGCGGCTCCTGCCGGCCACCGATGATCCGGTCGCCACCCGGGTGCGCACCGCCGACGGGCGGTGCGTGCACTTCCAGGAGTACTGGGTCCGCGACCACGCCGCGGACCACGTCGTCGAGGTGTCCCTGGCCGGCGCCGAGAAGGCCCGCCCGGCCCCCGGCGTCACCGACGCCATCCGCGACGCCGACGCCGTCGTGATCTCCCCCTCGAACCCGGTCGTGTCGATCGGGACGATCCTGGCCGTGCCCGGCATCCGGGATGCGCTGGAGGCGACCGACGCGCCGGTGGTCGGGGTCTCCCCGGTCGTGGGCGGCGCGGTGGTGCGCGGCATGGCCGACCGGCTGCTCCCGGCCGTCGGTGCGGACGTGTCAGCACACGGGGTCGCCGCCTGGTACGGGCAGCTCCTGGACGGGTGGGTGATCGACGAGGCCGACCGCGACCTCGCGGGCGCCATCGAGGACCTGGGCGTCGCGGTGGAGGTCACCGACACGTTGATGGACGACGTCGCCGTGGCGACCGCGCTGGCGCAGACGACGCTGGAACTGGCGAGGTCGCTGCGATGA
- a CDS encoding glycosyltransferase — protein sequence MRVAAIVVNWNGALQLIACLDALVAQDHDDLEIWVVDNASTDGSRDLLERYAAERTAIAATRPGQPPLRVLWNETNRGYAGAVNDALARTDATAVAVANFDVQPRPDYLSTAVSALLADDRRGAVQGKLLRPGRGADGSDVIDTTGHVAFRTRLFRNRGEGQTDAGQWDEPGEVFGVSGALALYRRAMLDDVAVDVDGRCEILDEDLFAFFEDIDLDWRARMRGWMAWYEPRAVAQHQRGGAGPRRTAHVEQLNFQNRLLTLIKCDSPSRFVRHLPGFAVTTVLKAGELLLTVPRAFFATFSAVRLVPRMLRKRRLVHAAATVPSRQVVDRWFDPFDYRDWVRAWWHRVRAERHRSRR from the coding sequence ATGCGGGTCGCGGCCATCGTGGTCAACTGGAACGGGGCTCTGCAGCTGATCGCCTGCCTCGACGCGCTGGTCGCCCAGGATCACGACGACCTCGAGATCTGGGTGGTGGACAACGCCAGCACCGACGGTTCACGGGACCTGCTCGAGCGCTACGCCGCGGAGCGCACCGCGATCGCGGCCACGCGACCAGGCCAGCCACCGCTCCGCGTGCTGTGGAACGAGACCAACCGGGGGTACGCCGGCGCGGTGAACGACGCGCTGGCCCGCACCGACGCGACCGCGGTCGCCGTGGCCAACTTCGACGTGCAGCCCCGCCCCGACTACCTCTCGACCGCGGTGAGCGCCCTCCTCGCCGACGACCGCCGCGGCGCCGTGCAGGGCAAGCTGCTCCGGCCGGGGCGGGGCGCGGACGGCTCGGACGTGATCGACACCACCGGCCACGTCGCGTTCCGCACCCGGCTGTTCCGCAACCGCGGGGAGGGCCAGACCGACGCCGGCCAGTGGGATGAGCCCGGTGAGGTGTTCGGCGTGTCCGGAGCCCTCGCGCTGTACCGGCGAGCGATGCTCGACGACGTGGCGGTCGACGTCGACGGGCGGTGCGAGATCCTCGACGAGGACCTGTTCGCGTTCTTCGAGGACATTGACCTCGACTGGCGCGCCCGGATGCGCGGCTGGATGGCGTGGTACGAGCCGCGCGCGGTCGCCCAGCACCAGCGGGGCGGTGCCGGACCTCGTCGCACGGCGCACGTCGAGCAGTTGAACTTCCAGAACCGGCTACTGACCCTGATCAAGTGCGACAGTCCCTCGCGTTTCGTGCGCCACCTCCCCGGCTTCGCGGTCACGACGGTGCTCAAGGCCGGGGAGCTGCTGCTGACCGTCCCCCGTGCGTTCTTCGCGACGTTCAGCGCCGTCAGGCTCGTCCCGCGGATGCTCCGCAAGCGGCGGCTGGTCCACGCGGCCGCCACCGTCCCCAGCCGCCAGGTCGTGGACCGCTGGTTCGATCCGTTCGACTACCGCGATTGGGTGCGGGCCTGGTGGCATCGGGTGCGCGCCGAACGCCACCGATCACGGCGCTGA
- a CDS encoding DUF3105 domain-containing protein, translating to MADRERPTKRERRERARAERREREAAAAREERRRRIVTVVVTIAVVAGVAALLVFTREPPAPTGVTISPAAAQAAQDAAGCEAVEIPPAPSTQHLDEPAPPAEQLYAVRPTDSGRHFAITARVATYDEPVDERRTTHNLEHGAVVVWYRPEALPDEQVSALKDWASARNRAGFQGEGGTGIIVAPWEGPFQSSNKALAVRAWTVSMDCDRFEEQALDKFLIENFGTHGRAPEAAIAGYPDDVLSFEDDGATPQQTASPPTPDDATPDDATPDESPTPGATQPAETEPSPAG from the coding sequence GTGGCTGACCGGGAGCGTCCGACCAAGCGCGAACGGCGGGAACGCGCCCGCGCCGAGCGCCGGGAACGCGAGGCGGCGGCAGCCCGCGAGGAGCGCCGGCGGCGGATCGTCACCGTCGTGGTCACGATCGCTGTCGTGGCGGGGGTCGCGGCGTTGCTGGTTTTCACACGTGAGCCACCGGCTCCGACCGGCGTCACGATCTCGCCTGCGGCAGCCCAGGCCGCGCAGGACGCGGCCGGCTGCGAGGCGGTGGAGATCCCGCCCGCTCCGAGCACCCAGCACCTGGACGAGCCGGCGCCGCCAGCCGAGCAGCTCTACGCGGTGCGTCCGACCGACAGCGGGCGCCACTTCGCCATCACGGCGCGGGTCGCCACCTACGACGAGCCGGTCGACGAGCGACGCACGACCCACAACCTGGAGCACGGCGCGGTCGTGGTGTGGTACCGCCCGGAGGCGCTCCCCGACGAGCAGGTCTCGGCCCTGAAGGACTGGGCCAGCGCACGCAACCGCGCCGGCTTCCAGGGTGAGGGCGGGACGGGCATCATCGTGGCGCCCTGGGAGGGGCCGTTCCAGAGCAGCAACAAGGCGCTCGCGGTCCGGGCGTGGACGGTTTCGATGGACTGCGACCGCTTCGAGGAGCAGGCCCTCGACAAGTTCCTGATCGAGAACTTCGGGACGCACGGCCGCGCCCCGGAGGCGGCGATCGCCGGGTACCCGGACGACGTGCTGTCGTTCGAGGACGACGGGGCCACGCCGCAGCAGACAGCGTCTCCGCCGACGCCGGACGACGCAACGCCGGACGATGCGACGCCGGATGAGTCGCCGACCCCGGGGGCGACCCAACCGGCCGAGACGGAGCCGTCGCCCGCCGGGTGA
- a CDS encoding ABC transporter permease has product MRSLLGNLRDLWHARQLLRQLVQKELKVRYKHSALGFLWSLITPILMTVVFTAVFAIIIKIQVEDFAAFFVAGYLVWSFFQNAVQNSVQAITGNGALIRKVYFPREVLPLSNVVAQGVHFLLALLAISPYLVWTRGLGVVVYLPAVVLGIVLIGVFASGLAMLFAAANVSFRDLQELVVVIFLVWFYLTPIIYPLQMVIDVAGDSAVGAVALQVIRANPLTWFVELFRYPLYGIVRTMGENASSTLPVWPSVELILATTSVALVSFLAGYMVFHRNALTFAKEV; this is encoded by the coding sequence GTGCGCTCCCTCCTCGGCAACCTCCGCGATCTGTGGCACGCCCGGCAGCTCCTCCGGCAACTGGTCCAGAAGGAGCTCAAGGTCCGTTACAAGCACTCGGCGCTGGGGTTCCTGTGGTCGCTGATCACCCCCATCTTGATGACGGTGGTGTTCACCGCCGTGTTCGCGATCATCATCAAGATCCAGGTCGAGGACTTCGCGGCGTTCTTCGTCGCTGGGTACCTGGTGTGGTCGTTCTTCCAGAACGCGGTGCAGAACTCGGTGCAGGCGATCACCGGGAACGGGGCGCTGATCCGGAAGGTGTACTTCCCCCGGGAGGTACTGCCGCTGTCCAACGTGGTCGCCCAGGGGGTGCACTTCCTGTTGGCGCTCCTGGCGATCAGCCCCTACCTGGTGTGGACGCGTGGCCTGGGCGTCGTCGTGTACCTACCGGCGGTCGTCTTGGGGATCGTCCTGATCGGGGTCTTCGCCAGCGGGCTGGCGATGCTGTTCGCCGCAGCGAACGTGTCGTTCCGTGACCTGCAGGAGCTCGTCGTCGTGATCTTCCTGGTCTGGTTCTACCTCACGCCGATCATCTACCCCCTGCAGATGGTCATCGACGTGGCCGGCGACAGCGCGGTCGGTGCTGTCGCCCTGCAGGTCATCCGGGCGAACCCGCTGACGTGGTTCGTGGAGCTGTTCCGTTACCCGCTGTACGGCATCGTGCGCACCATGGGCGAGAACGCATCGTCGACCCTGCCCGTGTGGCCCAGCGTCGAGCTGATCCTCGCCACCACGTCGGTGGCGCTGGTGAGCTTCCTCGCCGGCTACATGGTGTTCCACCGCAACGCGCTCACCTTCGCCAAGGAGGTGTGA
- a CDS encoding ABC transporter permease, which yields MTIWGYLERRWETVLELTIEHVVLVAVSVAIAVVIGVFLATLVHRNNRATALLLNVTNGLFTIPALAYFTVLVALVGLGWAPSIIVLAIYALLPIVRNTVTGLREVNPAIVKAATGMGMGRIQLVTRIQLPLAWPVILGGIRVGAVLTVGIAAVAAYISGPGLGREIFGGLSSLRSARAVPQAVVGTVGIIVVALLIDAFLVVVGKLTTAKEIR from the coding sequence GTGACCATCTGGGGCTACCTGGAGCGCCGCTGGGAAACCGTCCTGGAACTGACGATCGAGCACGTCGTCCTCGTCGCGGTCTCCGTGGCCATCGCCGTGGTGATCGGCGTGTTCCTCGCCACTCTCGTCCACCGCAACAACCGCGCGACCGCGTTGCTCCTCAACGTCACCAACGGTCTGTTCACCATCCCGGCCCTCGCCTACTTCACCGTCCTGGTGGCCCTGGTCGGCCTCGGCTGGGCCCCGAGCATCATCGTCCTGGCCATCTACGCCCTGCTCCCGATCGTGCGCAACACGGTGACGGGGCTACGCGAAGTGAACCCGGCGATCGTGAAGGCCGCGACGGGCATGGGCATGGGACGGATCCAGCTCGTCACCCGGATCCAGCTCCCGCTCGCCTGGCCGGTGATCCTCGGCGGCATCCGCGTCGGGGCCGTGCTCACGGTCGGCATCGCGGCGGTCGCTGCCTACATCAGCGGACCGGGGCTCGGACGGGAGATCTTCGGCGGCCTCTCGTCGCTGCGCTCGGCCCGCGCCGTGCCCCAGGCGGTGGTCGGCACGGTCGGGATCATCGTCGTCGCCCTGCTGATCGACGCCTTCCTGGTCGTCGTCGGCAAGCTCACCACCGCCAAGGAGATCCGATGA
- the cofE gene encoding coenzyme F420-0:L-glutamate ligase has product MIQVAALPDVPEVRPGDDLAALVVSACHAGGWTLADGDVLCVAQKVVSKAEGALVTLAVGEDPIHARRRIAREQAARIVAEAADVLITETEHGFVCANAGVDASNVPPGMLSLLPTDPDASARRLAAALRERGGVEVGVVISDTFGRPWRLGQTDVAIGVAGIAPLRDERGGLDRHGRRLEVTVVAVADELAAAADLARRKAGGVPFVVIRGAAVERDPDGSARQLLRPADEDLFRRGVR; this is encoded by the coding sequence ATGATCCAGGTCGCTGCCCTGCCGGACGTGCCCGAGGTCCGGCCAGGCGACGACCTCGCGGCGCTGGTCGTCTCCGCCTGTCACGCCGGTGGCTGGACCCTCGCCGACGGCGACGTGCTGTGCGTGGCGCAGAAGGTCGTCAGCAAGGCCGAAGGTGCGTTGGTGACGCTCGCCGTCGGTGAGGACCCGATCCACGCCCGCCGCAGGATCGCCCGGGAACAGGCGGCGCGGATCGTGGCGGAGGCCGCCGACGTGCTGATCACCGAGACCGAGCACGGGTTCGTGTGCGCCAACGCAGGGGTGGATGCGTCCAACGTCCCCCCGGGGATGCTGTCGCTGCTGCCCACCGATCCGGACGCGTCAGCGCGTCGTCTGGCCGCAGCACTGCGCGAACGTGGCGGCGTCGAGGTCGGCGTGGTCATCTCCGACACGTTCGGCCGCCCGTGGCGGCTGGGCCAGACCGACGTGGCCATCGGCGTGGCCGGGATCGCCCCGCTGCGTGATGAGCGCGGTGGGCTCGACCGCCACGGTCGACGCCTCGAGGTGACCGTTGTGGCGGTGGCCGACGAGCTCGCCGCCGCTGCCGACCTGGCGCGACGCAAGGCCGGTGGTGTGCCGTTCGTGGTGATCCGCGGCGCGGCCGTTGAGCGCGACCCGGACGGCTCCGCCCGACAGCTGCTGCGACCGGCGGACGAGGACCTGTTCCGTCGCGGGGTCCGCTGA
- a CDS encoding ABC transporter permease, which produces MSVLDGQAPPDEQVGPVEDVRDRGAFLPKWARYLVTPGVVTASFLALYLYMSARDLGGIERRVLTYPVIRARTIEHIDISFWATVIVLSLAIPTGIMLTRPWARRVTPLFVGLANIGQGVPSIGTFVLVFLILTRRGRYAAIIGLAIYAFLPVLRGTMVGLQQVPWEVIKAGRGMGLNRMQVLRQIELPLSVPILLTGVRTALVLTVSTAPLAAFVQGGTLGAIIITGFAQSRFTLVVTGSVLAAGLALLADWAGGIAEDQLRPRGL; this is translated from the coding sequence GTGAGCGTCCTGGATGGCCAGGCACCGCCCGACGAGCAGGTCGGGCCGGTCGAGGACGTGCGCGACCGCGGCGCGTTCCTCCCCAAGTGGGCCCGGTACCTCGTGACACCCGGCGTCGTCACCGCCAGCTTCCTCGCCCTGTACCTGTACATGAGCGCCCGCGACCTCGGCGGCATCGAACGGCGCGTGCTCACCTACCCGGTGATCAGGGCGCGCACGATCGAGCACATCGACATCTCGTTCTGGGCGACCGTGATCGTGCTGTCGTTGGCGATCCCGACCGGGATCATGCTCACCCGCCCGTGGGCGCGCCGGGTCACACCGCTGTTCGTGGGACTCGCGAACATCGGACAGGGTGTGCCCTCGATCGGGACGTTCGTCCTGGTCTTCCTGATCCTCACCCGCAGGGGGCGGTACGCCGCCATCATCGGGCTGGCGATCTACGCCTTCCTCCCGGTGCTCCGCGGGACGATGGTCGGCCTCCAGCAGGTGCCGTGGGAGGTCATCAAGGCGGGGCGCGGCATGGGTTTGAACCGGATGCAGGTCCTGCGCCAGATCGAGCTGCCGCTTAGCGTCCCGATCCTGCTGACCGGCGTCCGCACCGCGCTCGTGCTGACGGTGAGCACCGCGCCCCTGGCCGCCTTCGTCCAGGGCGGTACGCTCGGTGCGATCATCATCACCGGCTTCGCCCAGAGCCGCTTCACGCTGGTGGTCACCGGCAGCGTCCTGGCAGCCGGGCTCGCGCTTCTGGCAGACTGGGCCGGCGGCATCGCCGAGGACCAGCTACGACCGCGCGGCCTATGA
- a CDS encoding peptidoglycan recognition protein family protein has translation MNRRQVLRCLAAVLGAVATGGCTGRSDREPALDVEPVSDPPPVTGDPAASPPRTPEQPPLEERTATPAAAPVAVRSVVCRADWAASAPTGPYRRHTIERLTVHHTAVVNDDPSRQPDLLRRHQRNHQARGFVDLAYHLVIAGDGTVYEGRAVTAVGETFTDYDPAGHFLPCLEGNFDRQEPSGAQLAALADVLAWAAVTFGVPPETIRGHRSFAATRCPGDALQRLVDDGSLERWVTERIAAGGVRLELTCGGALAVT, from the coding sequence GTGAACCGACGCCAGGTGCTGCGCTGCCTCGCCGCTGTTCTCGGCGCGGTCGCCACGGGCGGCTGCACCGGCCGCAGCGACCGTGAACCGGCGCTGGACGTCGAACCGGTCTCCGACCCGCCGCCGGTCACAGGTGACCCGGCGGCGTCACCTCCCCGCACACCGGAGCAGCCACCGCTCGAGGAGCGCACCGCCACGCCCGCGGCCGCCCCCGTGGCGGTGCGCTCGGTCGTGTGCCGGGCGGACTGGGCAGCGTCGGCCCCGACCGGCCCCTACCGCCGCCACACGATCGAGCGTCTCACCGTCCACCACACGGCGGTCGTGAACGACGACCCATCGCGTCAACCCGACCTTCTCCGCCGACACCAACGGAACCACCAAGCACGCGGCTTCGTCGACCTCGCCTACCACCTGGTGATCGCCGGTGACGGAACCGTCTACGAGGGTCGGGCCGTCACCGCGGTGGGGGAGACCTTCACCGACTACGACCCGGCAGGGCACTTCCTTCCGTGCCTGGAGGGCAACTTCGACCGCCAGGAGCCCTCCGGCGCACAGCTGGCGGCGCTGGCCGACGTGCTGGCGTGGGCCGCGGTCACCTTCGGCGTGCCGCCCGAGACGATCCGCGGGCACCGCAGCTTCGCCGCGACCCGCTGTCCCGGCGATGCGTTGCAGCGGCTGGTCGACGACGGCAGCCTCGAACGTTGGGTCACCGAGCGGATCGCTGCGGGTGGCGTGCGTCTCGAGCTGACCTGCGGCGGAGCGCTCGCGGTCACCTGA
- a CDS encoding ABC transporter ATP-binding protein — MSAVLDQLRDLIRPERANGTGPAIVVENLTETFRLYQEQPSGLKERLTTLKRANYSEFEALSDVSFTVEHGESVGVIGHNGSGKSTLLKVLARILPADRGRVEINGRVASLLELGAGFHGDLTGRENIYLNGAILGLANEDIDRQFDAIVDFAGVRGFIDQPVRNYSSGMYVRLGFAIAVHVDPDVLLVDEVLSVGDAFFQTKSLERMASFRERGKTVFFVSHDLNAIEELCPRVLVLDHGELVFDGSTREGVQQYAQIMGTVSEDEGDGSGRVGTGHVRIAAARLLDADGQVVNKVPPSKTLALRLDLRAEQDVEACSAGATFETGDGRRLYEVHSTWQGLGVGPLAAGDTAVLEIRFTAHVLAGHYRISPTVTDPTGRTGYDVLPRPVTFEVTPAPGGSGLVDFVAATRVVEGPSVDLSS, encoded by the coding sequence GTGAGCGCCGTGCTCGACCAGCTGCGTGACCTGATCCGCCCGGAGCGTGCCAACGGCACCGGTCCGGCGATCGTGGTGGAGAACCTGACCGAGACCTTCCGCCTGTACCAAGAGCAGCCCAGCGGGTTGAAAGAGCGGCTCACGACCCTGAAGCGGGCGAACTACTCCGAGTTCGAGGCGCTGAGCGACGTGTCGTTCACCGTGGAGCACGGCGAGAGCGTCGGCGTGATCGGCCACAACGGGTCGGGGAAGTCGACCCTGCTGAAGGTGCTCGCCCGGATCCTGCCGGCCGACCGGGGACGGGTCGAGATCAACGGTCGGGTGGCATCCCTGCTGGAACTCGGCGCCGGCTTCCACGGCGACCTGACGGGACGGGAGAACATCTACCTCAACGGGGCCATCCTGGGGCTGGCCAACGAGGACATCGACCGGCAGTTCGATGCGATCGTCGACTTCGCGGGCGTCCGCGGCTTCATCGACCAGCCGGTGCGCAACTACTCGAGTGGGATGTACGTCCGGCTCGGCTTCGCGATCGCCGTGCATGTCGACCCCGACGTCCTGCTGGTCGACGAGGTCCTGTCGGTCGGGGACGCGTTCTTCCAGACCAAGTCGCTGGAGCGGATGGCGAGCTTCCGCGAGCGCGGCAAGACGGTGTTCTTCGTCAGCCACGACCTGAACGCCATCGAGGAGCTCTGCCCGCGGGTCCTGGTCCTCGACCACGGCGAGCTGGTCTTCGACGGGTCCACCCGCGAAGGGGTGCAGCAGTACGCCCAGATCATGGGCACCGTCAGCGAGGACGAGGGCGACGGCTCGGGCCGGGTGGGGACCGGCCACGTCCGCATCGCCGCGGCGCGGCTGCTCGACGCCGACGGTCAGGTCGTGAACAAGGTCCCCCCCTCCAAGACCCTCGCGCTACGGCTAGATCTGCGTGCGGAGCAGGACGTCGAGGCGTGCAGCGCCGGCGCCACCTTCGAGACGGGCGACGGGCGGCGCCTCTACGAGGTCCACTCCACCTGGCAGGGGCTGGGCGTCGGTCCGCTCGCCGCGGGGGACACCGCGGTGCTGGAGATCCGGTTCACCGCTCACGTCCTCGCCGGCCACTACCGCATCAGCCCGACGGTCACCGACCCCACGGGGCGGACCGGCTACGACGTGCTGCCGCGCCCTGTCACGTTCGAGGTCACGCCGGCACCGGGCGGGTCCGGCCTGGTCGACTTCGTGGCCGCCACCCGCGTCGTCGAAGGGCCGTCGGTCGACCTCAGCAGCTGA
- a CDS encoding ATP-binding cassette domain-containing protein: protein MTETATAASEPMITLDSLTKRYPQQQVPAVDHFDLEVPEGEIVVLVGPSGCGKTTTLEMINRLIEPTSGRIILEGEDVTHVNVDRLRRRIGYVIQQIGLFPHRTIAQNIATVPQLVGWDRQRISARVDELLELVGLDPAIYRDRYPKELSGGQRQRVGVARAMASDPPVMLMDEPFGATDPITRERLQNEFLRIQQDISKTIVFVTHDIDEAIKMGDRIAILQEGARIAQYDTPENILSDPANEFVEEFLGSGIVLKRLNLACVGDVRLSDTWPTVGIGTDREAVRRTMVEADEGHVLLLDEVQRPRRWLRARDVDSDRPLEEAGIPVETVLRPDVTLSDALQEMLTSAVGVAVIVDRDGGYLGTLDLEIINQAISNMREAARERDREEVRATVRPTSEEASTAETTT, encoded by the coding sequence ATGACCGAGACCGCGACTGCTGCGAGTGAGCCGATGATCACGCTCGACTCGCTCACCAAGCGCTACCCGCAACAGCAGGTCCCCGCCGTTGACCACTTCGACCTGGAGGTCCCCGAAGGCGAGATCGTCGTCCTCGTCGGTCCCTCTGGGTGCGGGAAGACGACCACCCTGGAGATGATCAACCGCCTCATCGAGCCGACGTCCGGTCGGATCATCCTCGAGGGCGAGGACGTCACGCACGTGAACGTCGATCGGCTCCGCCGGCGCATCGGCTACGTCATCCAGCAGATCGGGCTGTTCCCGCACCGCACCATCGCGCAGAACATCGCGACGGTCCCTCAGCTCGTCGGGTGGGACAGGCAGCGCATCTCCGCGCGCGTCGATGAGCTGCTCGAGCTCGTCGGCCTCGATCCGGCGATCTACCGCGATCGGTACCCGAAGGAGCTGTCCGGTGGGCAACGCCAGCGGGTCGGCGTCGCCCGCGCGATGGCGAGCGATCCACCGGTCATGCTCATGGACGAGCCGTTCGGCGCGACCGATCCCATCACCCGCGAGCGACTCCAGAACGAGTTCCTGCGCATCCAGCAGGACATCAGCAAGACGATCGTGTTCGTCACCCACGACATCGACGAGGCGATCAAGATGGGCGACCGCATCGCCATCCTCCAAGAGGGCGCCCGCATCGCCCAGTACGACACGCCAGAGAACATCCTCAGCGACCCGGCGAACGAGTTCGTCGAGGAGTTCCTCGGCTCGGGCATCGTGCTGAAACGCCTGAACCTCGCCTGCGTCGGTGACGTGCGGCTGTCGGACACGTGGCCGACGGTGGGCATCGGGACGGACCGTGAGGCGGTTCGACGGACGATGGTGGAGGCCGACGAGGGGCACGTCCTGCTCCTCGACGAGGTGCAGCGGCCACGCCGCTGGCTCCGCGCACGCGACGTCGACAGCGACCGTCCGCTGGAAGAGGCCGGCATCCCGGTCGAGACCGTGCTCCGCCCCGACGTCACGCTCTCCGACGCGTTGCAGGAGATGCTCACCAGTGCGGTGGGCGTGGCGGTGATCGTCGACCGGGACGGCGGCTACCTCGGAACGCTCGACCTCGAGATCATCAACCAGGCGATCAGCAACATGCGCGAAGCGGCGCGTGAACGCGACCGCGAGGAGGTGCGCGCAACCGTTCGACCAACGAGCGAGGAGGCGTCGACCGCCGAGACGACCACGTGA